The following is a genomic window from Serratia ficaria.
GAAACGCCTGAGCAGCAACCGCTGGATCTTCAGTATCTGGCCAGCCGTTTTGATGCCGATAAGGTCGATCTGATTTTAGTGGAAGGGTTCAAGCATGAACCTATCGGTAAAATTATTCTCTACCGCGAAGAAATAGGCCGGCCGCTTGAGGAGATGCTGGACGAGTTTGTGCTCGCCGTCGCCAGCGATCGTCCGGTAACCGCCAACGTGCGCTCATTGGATATCAATCGGCCGGAAAGCATTGCCGATTTCATCATGGAATGGCTGAAAGGCGCAGCGTAGCTGCGCTTTTTTGCTTTTTTGCACATAACAAAAAGCCCCATGCTTTCGCATGGGGCTTGTCGTTTTATTTGATGCCTGGCAGTGTCCTACTCTCGCATGGGGAGACCCCACACTACCATCGGCGCTACGGCGTTTCACTTCTGAGTTCGGCATGGAGTCAGGTGGGACCACCGCGCTATTGCCGCCAGGCAAATTCTGTTTCATTCCAACCGCTTCACTCTCGTGTCGCCATCGAAACCAATCTCGGAACTTCGCTGAAAATTATTCGTCTCTCTAAAACACCTTCGGTGTTGTAAGGTTAAGCCTCACGGATCATTAGTACTGGTTAGCTCAATGCATCGCTGCACTTACACACCCAGCCTATCAACGTCTTAGTCTTAAACGTTCCTTCAGGGACCTTAAAGGTCCAGGGAAGACTCATCTCGAGGCAAGTTTCGCGCTTAGATGCTTTCAGCGCTTATCTTTTCCGCACTTAGCTACCGGGCAGTGCCATTGGCATGACAACCCGAACACCAGTGGTGCGTTCACTCCGGTCCTCTCGTACTAGGAGCAACCCCTCTCAATCTTCCAACGCCCACGGCAGATAGGGACCGAACTGTCTCACGACGTTCTAAACCCAGCTCGCGTACCACTTTAAATGGCGAACAGCCATACCCTTGGGACCTACTTCAGCCCCAGGATGTGATGAGCCGACATCGAGGTGCCAAACACCGCCGTCGATATGAACTCTTGGGCGGTATCAGCCTGTTATCCCCGGAGTACCTTTTATCCGTTGAGCGATGGCCCTTCCATTCAGAACCACCGGATCACTAAGACCTACTTTCGTACCTGCTCGAGCCGTCACTCTCGCAGTCAAGCTAGCTTATGCCTTTGCACTAACCTCACGATGTCCGACCGTGATTAGCTAACCTTCGTGCTCCTCCGTTACTCTTTGGGAGGAGACCGCCCCAGTCAAACTACCCACCAGACACTGTCCTCACCCCAGATTATGGGGCCGAGTTAGAACATCAAACATTAAAGGGTGGTATTTCAAGGTTGGCTCCACGCAGACTGGCGTCCACGCTTCAAAGCCTCCCACCTATCCTACACATCAAGGCTCAATGTTCAGTGTCAAGCTATAGTAAAGGTTCACGGGGTCTTTCCGTCTTGCCGCGGGTACACTGCATCTTCACAGCGAGTTCAATTTCACTGAGTCTCGGGTGGAGACAGCCTGGCCATCATTACGCCATTCGTGCAGGTCGGAACTTACCCGACAAGGAATTTCGCTACCTTAGGACCGTTATAGTTACGGCCGCCGTTTACTGGGGCTTCGATCAAGAGCTTCGCCTTGCGGCTGACCCCATCAATTAACCTTCCAGCACCGGGCAGGCGTCACACCGTATACGTCCACTTTCGTGTTTGCACAGTGCTGTGTTTTTATTAAACAGTTGCAGCCAGCTGGTATCTGCGACTGGCTTCAGCTCCATCCGCAAGGGACTTCACCTACGCGCCAGCGTGCCTTCTCCCGAAGTTACGGCACCATTTTGCCTAGTTCCTTCACCCGAGTTCTCTCAAGCGCCTTGGTATTCTCTACCTGACCACCTGTGTCGGTTTGGGGTACGATTCTGTGTTACCTGATGCTTAGAGGCTTTTCCTGGAAGCTTGGCATCAACTACTTCTGCACCGTAGTGCATCGTCATCACGCCTCAGGGTTGACAGCGTTCCGGATTTACCAGGAACACCCCCCTACACGCTTAAACCGGGACAACCGTCGCCCGGCTAGCCTAGCCTTCTCCGTCCCCCCTTCGCAGTAACACCGAGTACAGGAATATTAACCTGTTTCCCATCGACTACGCTTTTCAGCCTCGCCTTAGGGGTCGACTCACCCTGCCCCGATTAACGTTGGACAGGAACCCTTGGTCTTCCGGCGAGCGGGCTTTTCACCCGCTTTATCGTTACTTATGTCAGCATTCGCACTTCTGATACCTCCAGCAACCCTCACAGGCCACCTTCAACGGCTTACAGAACGCTCCCCTACCCAACAACGCCTAAGCGTCGCTGCCGCAGCTTCGGTGCATGGTTTAGCCCCGTTACATCTTCCGCGCAGGCCGACTCGACCAGTGAGCTATTACGCTTTCTTTAAATGATGGCTGCTTCTAAGCCAACATCCTGGCTGTCTATGCCTTCCCACATCGTTTCCCACTTAACCATGACTTTGGGACCTTAGCTGGCGGTCTGGGTTGTTTCCCTCTTCACGACGGACGTTAGCACCCGCCGTGTGTCTCCCGTGATAACATTCTTCGGTATTCGGAGTTTGCATCGGTTTGGTAAGCCGGGATGGCCCCCTAGCCGAAACAGTGCTCTACCCCCGAAGATGAGTTCACGAGGCGCTACCTAAATAGCTTTCGGGGAGAACCAGCTATCTCCCGGTTTGATTGGCCTTTCACCCCCAGCCACAAGTCATCCGCTAATTTTTCAACATTAGTCGGTTCGGTCCTCCAGTTAGTGTTACCCAACCTTCAACCTGCCCATGGCTAGATCACCGGGTTTCGGGTCTATACCTTGCAACTATTCGCCCAGTTAAGACTCGGTTTCCCTACGGCTCCCCTATACGGTTAACCTTGCTACAAAATATAAGTCGCTGACCCATTATACAAAAGGTACGCAGTCACACCACGAAGGTGCTCCCACTGCTTGTACGTACACGGTTTCAGGTTCTATTTCACTCCCCTCGCCGGGGTTCTTTTCGCCTTTCCCTCACGGTACTGGTTCACTATCGGTCAGTCAGGAGTATTTAGCCTTGGAGGATGGTCCCCCCATATTCAGACAGGATGTCACGTGTCCCGCCCTACTCATCGAACTCACAGTCAATGCATTTTAGTGTACGGGGCTATCACCCTTTACTGCGCGACTTTCCAGACGCTTCCACTAACGCAAGAACTGATTCAGGTTCTGGGCTGTTCCCCGTTCGCTCGCCGCTACTGGGGGAATCTCGGTTGATTTCTTTTCCTCGGGGTACTTAGATGTTTCAGTTCCCCCGGTTCGCCTCGTTAAGCTATGTATTCACTTAACGATAGTGCAACGAATTGCACTGGGTTTCCCCATTCGGGTATCGCCGGTTATAACGGTTCATATCACCTTACCGACGCTTTTCGCAGATTAGCACGCCCTTCATCGCCTCTGACTGCCTAGGCATCCACCGTGTACGCTTAGTCACTTAACCTCACAAC
Proteins encoded in this region:
- the mobB gene encoding molybdopterin-guanine dinucleotide biosynthesis protein MobB, which produces MNNSLPPLLAIGAYSGTGKTTLLKRLIPLLKQRQVRVGLIKHTHHNMDVDTPGKDSYELRKAGADQTLVASDRRWALMTETPEQQPLDLQYLASRFDADKVDLILVEGFKHEPIGKIILYREEIGRPLEEMLDEFVLAVASDRPVTANVRSLDINRPESIADFIMEWLKGAA